One Aegilops tauschii subsp. strangulata cultivar AL8/78 chromosome 7, Aet v6.0, whole genome shotgun sequence genomic window carries:
- the LOC109743111 gene encoding expansin-A24-like, giving the protein MARAAPARGAALVLLTVGCAFAVAAAPAVTWQRAHATFYGGADASGTMGGACGYGNLYSTGYGTHTAALSTLMFNDGAACGQCYKVACDRELADTRWCKPGVTVTITATNLCPPNHALPSDNGGWCNAPRLHFDMAQPAWEKIGVYKGGIIPVMYQRVPCEKRGGVRFKIDGHDYFNLVLVFNVATSGSIKSMDVKISDSNDWAPMARNWGANWQSLANLTGKMLSFRLTDTEGQTLVFHNIVSSGWKFGQTFTSSLQFN; this is encoded by the exons ATGGCGCGGGCGGCTCCAGCTCGAGGTGCTGCACTGGTGCTGCTCACGGTGGGTTGTGCGTTCGCCGTGGCCGCGGCACCGGCCGTCACATGGCAGAGGGCGCATGCGACGTTCTACGGCGGCGCTGATGCCTCCGGCACGATGG GAGGCGCGTGCGGGTACGGCAACCTCTACTCGACGGGGTACGGGACGCACACGGCGGCGCTGAGCACGCTGATGTTCAACGACGGCGCGGCATGCGGGCAGTGCTACAAGGTCGCGTGTGACCGTGAACTGGCAGACACGCGGTGGTGTAAGCCTGGTGTGACGGTGACCATAACGGCCACAAACCTCTGTCCACCCAACCACGCCCTTCCAAGCGACAACGGCGGCTGGTGCAACGCACCACGACTGCACTTCGACATGGCACAACCGGCTTGGGAGAAGATCGGCGTTTACAAGGGTGGCATCATCCCTGTCATGTACCAACG GGTTCCATGCGAGAAACGGGGCGGAGTGCGGTTCAAGATCGACGGACACGACTACTTCAATCTTGTGCTCGTGTTCAATGTTGCAACCTCCGGCTCAATCAAGTCGATGGACGTCAAGATCTCAGATTCAAACGATTGGGCACCAATGGCCCGCAACTGGGGCGCAAACTGGCAGTCACTAGCAAACCTCACGGGGAAGATGCTTTCATTCAGATTGACCGACACTGAGGGGCAGACCCTTGTGTTCCATAATATCGTGTCGAGTGGATGGAAGTTTGGTCAAACATTTACGAGCAGTTTGCAGTTCAACTGA